The Bacillota bacterium genomic interval TGAGACGGTGGCAAACGTGGGTGGTGGCCCTCCTGGTGCTGGGTGCCATTCTGGGAGCGTGGCGCTGGTGGCGGGGCAGAACGGCCGCGTCCTCCCAGCAACTGCCCTTTCGCATCGTGGCCGTGCGGCGAGGACCCATAGAGGTCAGCGTCCAGGGCACCGGGACGGTGCGGGCTGCCAGCCGGAAAGAGATGCGGCCAAGAGTGAACGGCCGCGTGGTGCGGGTGGCGGTCGAGGAAGGGGAAAGGGTGAGCGCGGGCCAACTGCTGCTCGAACTGTCCAGCGAGAACCTGCAGTTGCAGCTTGACAAAGCACGC includes:
- a CDS encoding biotin/lipoyl-binding protein encodes the protein MARLRRWQTWVVALLVLGAILGAWRWWRGRTAASSQQLPFRIVAVRRGPIEVSVQGTGTVRAASRKEMRPRVNGRVVRVAVEEGERVSAGQLLLELSSENLQLQLDKAR